A segment of the Sphingobacterium oryzagri genome:
TGTTAACTGACTGCGGGTATCCGAAGCGTCCAGTTGCAATACGCCTTCCTTATTCAGTCTATTAGCAAGCTTATCCAACAAACGCTGTTGCTCATCGAGACTGCAAACTTTAGAGGAGCGTATCGGCCAATATAATGATACCCTCGATTCCACTTTATTGACATGTTGGCCGCCTGCCCCACCCGAGCGTGAGGTTCCAAATGTGACTTCCTTAAGCAGTAACGTATGGTTGATAGCCATGATATATTCCTTTTGATGGACAGACAAATTATTGCAAAACAATTATAAAACCATCCTTATATTTACGCGGT
Coding sequences within it:
- the arfB gene encoding alternative ribosome rescue aminoacyl-tRNA hydrolase ArfB, producing the protein MAINHTLLLKEVTFGTSRSGGAGGQHVNKVESRVSLYWPIRSSKVCSLDEQQRLLDKLANRLNKEGVLQLDASDTRSQLTNKGLVIERFIHLVERALKQDKKRIATRIPKSQVLDRLDRKKKNAQKKSMRGKIDWD